Genomic segment of Polynucleobacter necessarius:
AGGTGACTGAAGCCTTGGTCAAAAAATTAGCTGCACTTGCACCAATTACTCAAAAAGCGAGCAAAGTGACCTTAGCACGTTTGATGGAAAGCAATTTACCGAACTGCACCGAACTGATGCGAGAAACTTACAACAGCGTCGACTTCAAAGAAGGGGTTAATGCCTTCCTTGAAGGACGCCCGCCAATATGTCTTGGTAAGTAGTTTTTGATGGGCGATTGTTTGAATTAAACAATCTTGATTTTGAGTGGAGTAAGTCCTTCGACGCTACCTTCAAGTACATCACCCTTTTTGACGGGGCCAACACCTGCAGGTGTACCAGACATAATTAAATCACCTGGTTCGAGAGTAAATAAGGTGGAGAGATAAGCAATGGTGTCTGGAACATTCCAGATCAGTTGGTTGAGATCACCCTCTTGGCGCACTTCACCATTGACCAATAGTTTCACTGTGCCCTTGCTCGGATGTCCGAACTGAGCGACAGGAGTAAGCGCCGCACAAGGAGCAGATTGATCAAAGGCTTTGCCGGTATCCCAAGGGCGTCCCATTTTCTTAGCCTCGCCCTGCAGGTCACGACGGGTCATATCCAGACCAACGCCATAACCATACACATGCTCTAGCGCTTTATCCGCAGAAATATTGGCGCCACCCTTGCCAATAGCGACAACCATCTCAATTTCATGATGAACATCGTTCGACAGATTGGGGTATTGCATATCCTTACCATCTGTCACGATCGAGTTGGCTGGCTTCATAAAGAAGAATGGGGGTTCACGATCAGGATCATGGCCCATCTCGCGTGCATGGTCAGCATAGTTACGACCAACACAATAGATGCGATTCACAGCAAATCGACGGGTGTCACCCACCACTGGAAGTGATGGGACGATCGGTGGCTCGATAACGTATGTAGTGCTCATGAATAGCCTTTCTAAAGGGTGTCTAATTTTTTTATTAATTATTTAGTGAATTAATTATGACACTACCTGAAGGAAGGTCATTTTTTGTCTTTGGTATTCAGCTTAAGAAGCAAAATGCTTAAGGCCAGGGCAAAGGTCAAGGCATTCGCCAGAATTAATGGCCAAGTCTCAATCATGAGGCCATAAATAAGCCATAAACCCACCCCAGCGGTAAACAGGCTATACATTCCTACCGAGATCCCAGAAAGATCGCGGGTACGCCAGGATTGAATAGCCTGAGGAAGAAAAGCAATCGTCGTTAGAAACGCAGCGCAATAGCCAATAATCTCTATCTGATGTGGCTGTAAATTCATACGCTGATAGGTTCTTATTACGGCTTCTTATTCAAGCCAGCTTTACGTGCTTCAATCTCTTTGTTAATTGCGGCTATAGTTTTGGCATCGGGAGTCTTCCAGTTACCCCCCCGCTTTATTAGCCATGTATGCCACAGCATCGGAGAAGCCCTCTACTGTGAGGTTGGGATTACCGCCCTTAGCAGGCATACCCCGGACACCAACATAAGCATGCGCTGTCAGAGTGGTTTGCCCCTCAGCAATCAAAGGAGCCCACTTCGCTTTATCACCCAGCTTGGGCGCATTTAAGACCCCAGAGCCATGACAGGCAGCGCAAACTTGTTTATAGGTATTCTCACCAGGCTCGGCAAAGGCAGAAAAGCTTAGAAAACCAGCGGCAAGAATCCAAGGACGAAGAGATAAATTCATAAGAACTTCCAGAAGATGTTATAAGTTCACCCCGACAATGTATCTCAAATTTACAATGAATGCTTTGCTAGGCGCTAGGCTAGGCCAAAATAGCTTGCAACCCTATAAGTGATAAAGGCTGCTAGGTAGGCCAAGCTAAACAGGTAGCCCAGCATTATGGCAGGGATCTTCTTCCAGCCACCGGTCTCTCTTTTGACTGCTGCAATGGTTGAAAGGCATTGAGGAGCAAAGACAAACCAAGCCAAAAGAGATAAGGCTGTTGCCAAACTCCAGCCTTTAGAAATCAATGGCACTAAGGCATCTGCTGCATCGACCGAGGAACTCGATAGTGCATACACTGTTGCCAAAGAGCTTACCACCACTTCACGGGCTGCCATCCCCGGCACGAAGGCAATGCTAATTTGCCAATTAAATCCAATCGGCTCAAACACTACCGCCAAGGCCTGCCCCATCATTCCAGCAATACTGTATTGGATAGGAGAGCCAGTTGCATTTTCTGGAGGAAGTGGAAAACTCGAGAGCGCCCACAGACAGACCGTCATGATTAGAATAATTCCACCAACGCGACGCAAGAAAATTTCAGCACGCTGCCAAAGACCAATCGCCAAATTACCTAAGCGTGGCAAGTGATAGCTCGGCAACTCCATCATCAAGGCATTGAGTTGAAACTTTTCACTGGTAAAGCGTTTGAGAATCCAAGCTACAGCCATAGCACCAGTAATACCTGCAACATAGAGTAAGAATAAATCCAGGCCTTGCAAATCCAATCCTGCCCACAATTTACGCTTAGGAATAAAGGCGGAAATTAATAAAGCATATACAGGCAAACGTGCTGAGCAAGTCATCATCGGCGCAATCAAGATCGTCACTAAACGATCGCGTGCATTGGAGATGCTGCGCGTCGCCATGATTCCAGGGATGGCACAGGCAAAGCTAGATAACAGAGGGGTAAACGATCTACCTGATAGACCAACCCGCCCCATCAGTCGATCTAATAGATAAGCAGCTCGCGGGAGGTAGCCTGATTCTTCCAGAATCAGAATAAAGAAATACAGAATCAAAATCTGCGGCAGCACCAACCAGAATACCGTCCACCAATAAGCTACGTAGCCAATTATTTGGAAACATTTGAGTTAATAAAGCACCTAACCACTCCACTCCGGCTTTAATCACTTCCATAGGCAAGGTGGCCCAACTAAATACCGCCTGGAAAATGAAGAAGAGCACTGTAGCCAGAATGAGTTGGCCAAATATAGGATGCAACAAAACAGAGTCCAGGCGATCGCTCAGACGATCAGGAATGATTTGATCTAAGCCTAGATTTTGTAAGACACGTTGAACCTGTATGTTGTCAGACTCGGTATGGGCCGAGTGATCGATAGCAGTTTCAATACCCTCATCTATATTGCTCGCACTTAATGCTAATAAGTTCTTCCAATCCAGCGCACTCAAATAGTGTTTGAGCTCATCAGCACCATTGGCATGAATACCCACTGTTGCAATAACAGGAAGACCTAACTCCTGAGACAAGGCTGCTGCGTCGACATTTAAGCCTTGGCGCTGGGCAACATCCACCATATTGAGCACCACAATACAGGGCAAACCTAAACGCTTTGCAGATAAGACCAATCGTAAATTGCGTCTGAGGTTCATGGCATTGAGAACACAAAGCACGAGATCCGGACGCTTTTCACCTATGGCATTGCCATGCAGCACATTACAAGCGACTCTCTCGTCTAAAGATCGCGGATACAAACTATAAACTCCAGGAAGATCCAGAATGCGAATGACTTTTTCAGATTCGAGAGTTAAACGCCCTTCTTTTCTCTCGACAGTTACACCGGAATAATTGGCGACCTTTTGACGACTACCGGTCAGCAAATTAAAGAGTGCCGTTTTTCCACAATTGGGATTACCCAGTAATGCGACTAGGGGTTCACTTGAAAAAAATGAATCTGCGCTTCAGACATGTTTAAAGAATTTCTACCTCAACTAGTCGTGCCTCAGATTCACGTAAGGCAAATGTCGATGATCCAACTCGAATGAGTATTGGACCATGACCCAAAAATCCCTTACGTAAGACCTCCACCCGTTCACCGGGCAGAAAACCAATATCTTCCAACTGACCACGAATATCCTCACATTGATCGGCTGAGGTAGCGATCCTTCTAACGCGAGCAGTGACGCCTGGGAGGATTTTTTCAAGATTCATGGCTAGGTGTATGGGATGCTTTGAGTTGATTATATCCCTATATGAGAATGACTATCATTCTCTAGAGAAAGGTCTAGAGACTCATGTTCACCCATTTGGGATATTGCCGTATTGATTTAAAACAAAAACGACATGCTTATAGCCAGCCAGCTATTTGCTTCTTTAGTCCAATCGATTTATAACCCGGACTAGCGCCCGAGAGGACTCGGATTTTCCGAATGAGTTTTGCAAGATCAGCGTTAACGCTTAATTCCTCGCTCATAGCCAGAAAAAAGATTTCATCCTTAAGTTGAATGAAATCCAAACCATTCTCCAAGGCAACACTTTTAACCCCCATACCTACATCCGCCTTTTTTGCCAATATCGCCGTAGCAATTGCAGAGTGGGTAAATTCTTCGTTCTCGTACCCTTTAATGCTGCGGGCAACCATTCCTTCTTTCGCCAAAATAGTATCCAGGAGCAGGCGCGTACCGGAGCCTTTCTGTCGATTAATAAAGCGAATCTTTGGTCTCAGCAAATCTTTGGTTGAAATAATGTTGAGTGGATTTCCTTTAGCCACCAATAATCCCTGAACACGTTTCATCACAGGGAATATTTGCATCCCCTCTTTTTGCAATCGTTTAGAAATAATTTGAGAACTTTGCGGATCAGAAACATGGAAGCCTGCTATGTCCACCTCGTAATTGAGTAAGCGTTCCAAAGCCTCACCGGATCCCGCTGTAATGAGCTCAAATCCACCAATTTCGAAAACGGCCTTTTGAATAATGGGATCGCTACTGCCAGCAAAACGCAGCTGTTTTTTATCTTTAACCCGAAATTGAGAAAAGCCTTCCTCTAGGTGCAAGAGGCTAGATTGACCCAAACGCATCGTCTTTTGGTCGAAGTCTTCGGTAAATTGAATCAAATAGCGAGCATATTCTGATAGCTGGGAGCCATGCCCCCTCACTCTGTCTATGAGCTTAAAACCGAGCGCTTGTTCAACATCGTTTAACTTTTGCCAGACATTTCTATACGAGAGGCCCATTTTCTTGCAGGCAGACATGAGTGTTTTGCCACGCTCAATATCTTTAAGCAAAGCCGTTAACCACACCAAATCAACGATAGCCGGGTCTTTTGCGTTTTTGCTACCAAAAACTAGGGTCGGCCGAATCTGAATTCTCATATGTAATTTTTTGCATATTGATGTTTTGTAATATGACAAATCTTAACCAAACACACTCAATGAAAGTGAACTCAGATGAAATACTCATTTATAGATTATTGGCAACCGCCATTACTGCGATAGCACTTTTCAGCAATTGTGCTTACGCGCAAGAGAAAAGCATTGTTGTCTTATCAACAACCTCAACAGAACAATCTGGGCTTTTTAGATTCATGTTGCCTATCTTCAAAATGAAGACTGGTATTGATGTCAAAGTAGTTGCTGTTGGTACAGGTCAGGCGTTAGACATTGGTCGCCGTGGCGATGCTGATGTGGTGTTTGTGCATGACAAACCTGCTGAAGAAAAGTTTGTTGCAGATGGTTATGCAACCAAGCGAAATGAAGTGATGTACAACGACTTCGTATTGATTGGGCCAAAGGCTGACCCAGCAAAAATTGCAGGTGGGAAAGACATCAAGGTTGCGTTTCAAAAAATCGCATCAGCTCAAGCACCATTCGTATCACGTGGTGACAAGAGCGGTACACATGCAGCAGAGTTGCGTTACTGGAAAGATTCTGGCGTAGCAGTTGCTCCTACCCTGAGCTGGTACAAAGAAACTGGTTCAGGCATGGGTCCAGCCCTCAACACAGCTTTCGCAATGAACGGTTACATCTTGGCTGATCGCGCTACTTGGCTTTCTTTCAAGAACCGTGGTGATTTGACAATCCTGGTTCAAGGCGATCCAAAGCTATTTAACCAATATGGTGTGATGTTGGTTAACCCAGCAAAATTCCCACATGTGAAAAAAGCTGAAGGCCAAGCATTTATTGACTGGATTACTTCCAAGAATGGTCAAGACGTGATTGCTAGCTATCAAATTGACGGCGAGCAACTCTTCTTCCCAAATGCAAAAAAATAACTCCCCTGGAGAATTCATGGAACTTAAAGTCAAACTCAGCGCACGCAATACTCTCAGCGGCAAAGTAGTTGAACTCAAAATGGGTCAAACTACTTCTCACGTGAAGATCGATATTGGTTCGGGTCATATCGTTACCGCCTCCATTACTAATGAGGCAGTAGATGAACTCAAACTTAAAGTTGGCGATCAAGCTTGGGCAGTCATTAAGGCATCTGATGTCATGATTGCTAAAGACGCTTAATCTTTTGGTCGGTATGCAAAAGGCCCGCATAGCGGGCCTTTTCTTTACTGCTCCAGCATTATTCATGCTGAATGAGTTTTAAATACTTATTTCTTTGGTGTCACGAAGCCAATAGCTGTGTCATCAACGAACTCAACCATAACGTCATCACCAGCCTTAAATTTCTCAAGACCTAACACGCTTTGATCAACCTTCACTTTTTGCTTCTCACCTGATGGCAATGTGAAAGTGACAACACGAGATTTTGCATCGATTGTGCCGATCTTCACTGTGGCATAAACAGTATCAGTCGTTTCTTCAAATGGCTTAGCAGAACCCTTGCCTGCTACTACCACTGAGCGAACACCAGAAACGCGTGGCTTGGAGCCTTTAAGGGCAGCAACCAAACTAACTGCAATCGCTTGAGCATGCTCAACAACAAACATATCACCCTTTTTCACTTTATCTAAATCATTTACTTGTTTAGATACGTTCATTTGAACTAAGTTACCGCTTGCATCCTTGAGAACAACGATACGTTTCTTTACGTCCACTGAATCAACAGTAGCAGTCAATACAACCGCTTCAGTTGCCAAAGGCAACATTTTTGCAGGAGCTTGAGCAAATGTTGAACTTGCAACTACTAAACCGAGTGAGGCAACTAATGTAGCCAATAAAGATTTCTTCAAAATAACTCCTAGATAAAGGTTTGTGAGAGGTGCCAACCGTCTGGCACCACCAATCTATTTTAACCATGAAGTAACTTACTTATAAGCCTTAGAGCTAATATTTGAAGCTTAAATAGGTGCAATTTGCTACATTAGATGTTTAATGAGCTATTCACCTACAGATATAGCAAAGAGACAGCACGTGATCTTGATTAAACTCTGGCAAGAGGCTAAGAACGAGGCTTATTTGTTAAGGAAGCACGTTTTTATAGAGGAGCAAGGGGTTCCAGAGGATATGGAGCAAGATGAATTTGATCCGCTTGCACTGCATGCCCTTGCCTACCTTGACTCGCAACCCATTGGCACTGCCCGCCTAGTCACAATGCCT
This window contains:
- a CDS encoding FeoA family protein, translating into MNLEKILPGVTARVRRIATSADQCEDIRGQLEDIGFLPGERVEVLRKGFLGHGPILIRVGSSTFALRESEARLVEVEIL
- a CDS encoding substrate-binding domain-containing protein → MRIQIRPTLVFGSKNAKDPAIVDLVWLTALLKDIERGKTLMSACKKMGLSYRNVWQKLNDVEQALGFKLIDRVRGHGSQLSEYARYLIQFTEDFDQKTMRLGQSSLLHLEEGFSQFRVKDKKQLRFAGSSDPIIQKAVFEIGGFELITAGSGEALERLLNYEVDIAGFHVSDPQSSQIISKRLQKEGMQIFPVMKRVQGLLVAKGNPLNIISTKDLLRPKIRFINRQKGSGTRLLLDTILAKEGMVARSIKGYENEEFTHSAIATAILAKKADVGMGVKSVALENGLDFIQLKDEIFFLAMSEELSVNADLAKLIRKIRVLSGASPGYKSIGLKKQIAGWL
- a CDS encoding c-type cytochrome; translated protein: MNLSLRPWILAAGFLSFSAFAEPGENTYKQVCAACHGSGVLNAPKLGDKAKWAPLIAEGQTTLTAHAYVGVRGMPAKGGNPNLTVEGFSDAVAYMANKAGG
- a CDS encoding fumarylacetoacetate hydrolase family protein; amino-acid sequence: MSTTYVIEPPIVPSLPVVGDTRRFAVNRIYCVGRNYADHAREMGHDPDREPPFFFMKPANSIVTDGKDMQYPNLSNDVHHEIEMVVAIGKGGANISADKALEHVYGYGVGLDMTRRDLQGEAKKMGRPWDTGKAFDQSAPCAALTPVAQFGHPSKGTVKLLVNGEVRQEGDLNQLIWNVPDTIAYLSTLFTLEPGDLIMSGTPAGVGPVKKGDVLEGSVEGLTPLKIKIV
- a CDS encoding SemiSWEET transporter codes for the protein MNLQPHQIEIIGYCAAFLTTIAFLPQAIQSWRTRDLSGISVGMYSLFTAGVGLWLIYGLMIETWPLILANALTFALALSILLLKLNTKDKK
- a CDS encoding TOBE domain-containing protein, producing the protein MELKVKLSARNTLSGKVVELKMGQTTSHVKIDIGSGHIVTASITNEAVDELKLKVGDQAWAVIKASDVMIAKDA
- a CDS encoding substrate-binding domain-containing protein — encoded protein: MKVNSDEILIYRLLATAITAIALFSNCAYAQEKSIVVLSTTSTEQSGLFRFMLPIFKMKTGIDVKVVAVGTGQALDIGRRGDADVVFVHDKPAEEKFVADGYATKRNEVMYNDFVLIGPKADPAKIAGGKDIKVAFQKIASAQAPFVSRGDKSGTHAAELRYWKDSGVAVAPTLSWYKETGSGMGPALNTAFAMNGYILADRATWLSFKNRGDLTILVQGDPKLFNQYGVMLVNPAKFPHVKKAEGQAFIDWITSKNGQDVIASYQIDGEQLFFPNAKK